A genomic region of Colletes latitarsis isolate SP2378_abdomen chromosome 7, iyColLati1, whole genome shotgun sequence contains the following coding sequences:
- the LOC143343579 gene encoding solute carrier family 22 member 3 yields the protein MNAEEVKVGCFQVVIVFLLAINYVIVAMSHALPVFHNYTPKFYCQERNGTRRTYGCQELGNVTVAINGTFNLKESADSDLCFGDYQFATEFGETSVVTEWGLICEKQYLTFLGPTVYCIGVLMGAWIAGLLADRIGRLPVQAICLYTQGTMAVALYVVQNYQTFLAFRGLQGVFVQGLQNSTYILSLELFPAKARTFVALVMQIAWAIGLVLLAALSYVIPDWRILQLAVSVPTAVTVLYIWIIPESPRWLLAKDKTTEADMAVERIAKYNVCCTRSRRENDAKPETSVTENLTPVKPERKSRVSCTDLKKSKTDSDMKEEATNLLTNNMDVAQQKVQKTSLRAISENLENKFPKTVSASEIFQCGNGEKEKGNTPSSSKSHRKSESISQPASNQRLSMKNAYDIVELRIPAKKKMLSNNEEMISSKIEEKSSNVKTEQELKKLFKSILMRKYGITLVCQWLTSSMAFYVFMALVPNLSVNRHVAFALGGVLEIATYVLLYFVLSRYGRRVPMSVYQSLSGVICILTAAIIIMSKPMIGIDLAKTILLLLGRVTVMSVISIVYLYTIEIYPTVVRGTCLGLCTIFAKIGSLCTPHVLLSEKYFPVTVPLIIIGMLCLVSGALALILPETESKILPDSVNDSELLVVKRREKKNNQNLNNENTHTDEDLSEREILRAKLFSEDWVDAGNGILVNFTENKNSE from the exons ATGAACGCCGAAGAGGTAAAAGTTGGTTGCTTTCAAGTGGTCATCGTGTTCCTGCTGGCCATTAATTATGTCATAGTCGCTATGAGCCACGCGCTGCCAGTCTTCCATAATTACACGCCGAAATTTTATTGTCAG GAAAGAAATGGAACGAGACGAACGTACGGTTGTCAAGAACTTGGCAACGTGACCGTTGCAATCAATGGGACTTTCAATCTCAAAGAATCTGCGGATTCGGATTTGTGTTTCGGTGATTATCAATTTGCAACCGAGTTCGGGGAAACTAGCGTAGTAACGGAGTGGGGTTTAATTTGCGAGAAACAATATTTGACGTTTCTTGGCCCAACTGTTTATTGCATTGGGGTTTTAATGGGTGCTTGGATCGCTGGTCTTTTAGCCGATCGCATAGGAAGACTTCCGGTTCAGGCAATTTGTCTTTATACACAAGGTACAATGGCTGTAGCATTATACGTTGTGcag aacTACCAAACGTTCCTGGCCTTTCGTGGACTTCAAGGAGTCTTCGTTCAGGGTCTGCAGAATTCAACATACATTCTTTCTTTGGAATTGTTTCCTGCGAAAGCCCGGACTTTCGTCGCATTAGTAATGCAAATCGCATGGGCGATCGGTTTGGTGCTTTTGGCTGCGCTCAGCTACGTCATACCTGACTGGAGAATTTTACAGCTGGCGGTTTCGGTTCCCACAGCGGTAACCGTACTTTATAtttg GATTATACCAGAATCGCCAAGATGGTTACTAGCAAAGGATAAAACGACAGAAGCAGACATGGCGGTGGAACGTATTGCAAAGTACAACGTTTGTTGCACAAGATCGCGCAGGGAAAATGACGCCAAACCTGAAACAAGCGTAACTGAGAACTTGACACCGGTTAAGCCAGAAAGGAAATCGCGTGTTTCATGCACGGATTTGAAGAAATCGAAAACCGATAGCGATATGAAAGAGGAAGCTACTAATTTACTGACCAATAATATGGACGTTGCTCAACAAAAAGTTCAAA AAACAAGTTTGAGGGCAATTTCAGAAAATTTAGAAAACAAATTTCCGAAAACGGTGTCGGCATCGGAAATTTTTCAGTGCGGAAATGGAGAAAAGGAAAAGGGAAATACACCGTCGAGTTCGAAAAGTCATCGAAAGTCGGAATCGATATCACAGCCGGCCAGTAATCAACGATTATCCATGAAAAATGCGTACGATATTGTAGAACTAAGAATACCCGCAAAAAAGAAAATGTTAAGCAACAACGAGGAGATGATAAGCAGCAAAATCGAAGAAAAATCTAGTAATGTGAAAACGGAACAGGAACTGAAGAAACTATTTAAATCCATACTAATGAGAAAATATGGCATAACATTGGTTTGTCAATG GTTGACTTCTTCTATGGCGTTTTATGTTTTCATGGCACTCGTACCGAATTTATCCGTCAACAGGCACGTTGCTTTCGCACTTGGAGGGGTATTAGAAATTGCAACATACGTGTTGCTCTATTTTGTATTATCTCGATACGGCAGACGAGTACCGATGTCTGTATATCAATCTTTGAGCGGTGTTATTTGTATTTTGACGGCCGCAATCATCATTATGTCGAAGCCCATGATCGGAATCg ATCTCGCGAAAACCATTCTGTTATTACTTGGCAGAGTAACAGTAATGAGTGTAATTTCTATAGTGTATTTGTATACAATAGAGATATATCCAACAGTTGTACGAGGAACCTGTTTAGGCTTGTGCACCATTTTTGCGAAAATCGGCAGTTTGTGCACACCGCACGTATTATTATCG GAAAAATACTTTCCAGTCACTGTTCCATTAATAATCATTGGAATGCTTTGCTTAGTGTCTGGAGCACTAGCTCTAATTTTGCCAGAAACTGAGAGTAAAATTTTACCTGATTCAGTAAACGATTCAGAGTTACTGGTCGTGAAAAGAAGAGAAAAGAAGAATAATCAGAATTTAAACAATGAAAACACGCACACAGACGAAGATCTCTCAGAAAGAGAAATACTTAGAGCAAAACTCTTCTCAGAAGATTGGGTGGATGCTGGAAATGGTATATTAGTAAATTTTACAGAGAATAAGAATTCTGAGTGA
- the Med31 gene encoding mediator complex subunit 31 isoform X2 translates to MNRLDDPPSLMKGRKPSFIGMNGGPETDEQQRLRFQVELEFVQCLANPNYLNFLAQRGYFKDATFINYLKYLLYWKEPEYAKYLKYPMCLYFLDLLQYEHFRREVVNSQCTKFIDDQQILLWQHYTRRRTRLLQAAAEQTQHVNPQNNGIVQPKVP, encoded by the exons ATGAACCGTTTGGATGATCCTCCGAGTCTCATGAAAGGCAGAAAACCATCTTTCATTGGAATGAACG GAGGTCCAGAAACTGACGAGCAACAACGCTTAAGATTTCAGGTTGAACTAGAATTTGTTCAATGTCTTGCTAATCCAAACTATTTGAATT TTCTAGCACAACGTGGTTACTTTAAGGATGCAACATTCATAAATTATCTCAAGTACCTGTTATATTGGAAGGAACCTGAGTacgcaaaatatttaaaatatcctATGTGTTTGTATTTCCTAGATTTATTGCAATACGAACACTTTAGAAGAGAAGTAGTAAACTCTCAGTGTACGAAATTTATAGATGATCAACAAATATTATTATGGCAACATTATACCAGACGTAGGACAAGACTATTACAAGCTGCTGCTGAACAAACACAGCATGTAAATCCTCAAAACAATGGTATTGTACAACCTAAAGTTCCTTGA
- the Med31 gene encoding mediator complex subunit 31 isoform X1, whose amino-acid sequence MNRLDDPPSLMKGRKPSFIGMNGGPETDEQQRLRFQVELEFVQCLANPNYLNFLAQRGYFKDATFINYLKYLLYWKEPEYAKYLKYPMCLYFLDLLQYEHFRREVVNSQCTKFIDDQQILLWQHYTRRRTRLLQAAAEQTQHVNPQNNESDFGRVMLKPE is encoded by the exons ATGAACCGTTTGGATGATCCTCCGAGTCTCATGAAAGGCAGAAAACCATCTTTCATTGGAATGAACG GAGGTCCAGAAACTGACGAGCAACAACGCTTAAGATTTCAGGTTGAACTAGAATTTGTTCAATGTCTTGCTAATCCAAACTATTTGAATT TTCTAGCACAACGTGGTTACTTTAAGGATGCAACATTCATAAATTATCTCAAGTACCTGTTATATTGGAAGGAACCTGAGTacgcaaaatatttaaaatatcctATGTGTTTGTATTTCCTAGATTTATTGCAATACGAACACTTTAGAAGAGAAGTAGTAAACTCTCAGTGTACGAAATTTATAGATGATCAACAAATATTATTATGGCAACATTATACCAGACGTAGGACAAGACTATTACAAGCTGCTGCTGAACAAACACAGCATGTAAATCCTCAAAACAATG AATCTGATTTTGGACGAGTGATGCTGAAACCTGAATAG
- the LOC143343582 gene encoding uncharacterized protein LOC143343582 isoform X2 — MKITLALVAIILACVNIHCVDGKAKKTTQLSLQSKETNVVNFMRLLMLRLVFGVASAMGLGENLSSLLGGIFVPPGADDYGDYGDDDYVPDLF, encoded by the exons ATGAAAATCACGCTTGCTTTAGTAGCAATTATTCTTGCTTGCGTCAAC ATTCACTGCGTCGAtggcaaagcaaaaaaaactacGCAATTATCTCTTCAAAGTAAAGAAACAAACGTAGTAAACTTCATGAGATTACTCATGTTGAGGCTGGTTTTTGGAGTTGCGTCGGCCATGGGTCTTGGTGAAAATCTTTCGAGTCTGCTTGGAGGAATTTTCGTGCCACCCGGAGCGGATGATTACGGTGATTATGGTGATGACGATTATGTACCGGACTTGTTTTAA
- the LOC143343582 gene encoding uncharacterized protein LOC143343582 isoform X1, with the protein MGGPTSLALMPSREISSQRTEQYITIRNTKIHCVDGKAKKTTQLSLQSKETNVVNFMRLLMLRLVFGVASAMGLGENLSSLLGGIFVPPGADDYGDYGDDDYVPDLF; encoded by the exons ATGGGCGGTCCGACTTCCCTTGCCCTTATGCCGTCCCGCGAGATTTCAAGTCAGCGGACAGAACAGTATATTACGATTCGTAATACCAAA ATTCACTGCGTCGAtggcaaagcaaaaaaaactacGCAATTATCTCTTCAAAGTAAAGAAACAAACGTAGTAAACTTCATGAGATTACTCATGTTGAGGCTGGTTTTTGGAGTTGCGTCGGCCATGGGTCTTGGTGAAAATCTTTCGAGTCTGCTTGGAGGAATTTTCGTGCCACCCGGAGCGGATGATTACGGTGATTATGGTGATGACGATTATGTACCGGACTTGTTTTAA